The Streptomyces sp. HSG2 genome has a segment encoding these proteins:
- a CDS encoding DEAD/DEAH box helicase: MSITSTEHTAAVEAEADVETVPSGAEGPGEAQAAETAPAAEVVDSAESADSAEAPPITFADLGLPEGVVRKLAQNGVTTPFPIQAATIPDALAGKDILGRGRTGSGKTLSFGLPTLATLAGGRTEKKRPRAVILTPTRELAMQVADALQPYGDVLGLRMKVVCGGTSMGNQIYALERGVDVLVATPGRLRDIINRGACSLDDVRVAVLDEADQMSDLGFLPEVTELLDQVPAGGQRMLFSATMENEIKTLVDRYLNEPVSHEVDAAQGAVTTMSHHILVVKPKDKAPVTAAIASRKGRTIVFVRTQLGADRVADQLREAGAKADALHGGMTQGARTRTLADFKDGYVNVLVATDVAARGIHVDGIDLVLNVDPAGDHKDYLHRAGRTARAGRTGTVVSLSLPHQRRQIFRLMEDAGVEASRHIVQGGAAFDPEVAEITGARSMTEVQAESAGNAAQHAEREVGQLTKELERAQRRAAELRQDADRLLAKAARERGEDPVAAVAQAAETASAAEATISVPEQPGPRQAEPAERPSDRDRSHDRERGGRSFERRDDRREDRGGFRRDERRDDRGGRSFERRDDRRDDRGGFRRDDRGGFRRDERRDDRGGRSFERRDDRREDRGGFRRDDRGGFRRDERRDDRGGRSFERRDERRDDRGGRSFERRDDRREDRGGFRRDERRDDRRDDRGGFRRDDRGGHRGSDRPFNRDRQGDRPGFRSGGHDRPYGRRDDHRGSSFGRREDKPRWKRNG, encoded by the coding sequence ATGTCCATCACCAGTACCGAGCACACCGCGGCGGTCGAGGCCGAAGCCGACGTCGAGACGGTGCCGTCGGGTGCCGAGGGCCCCGGTGAGGCCCAGGCCGCCGAGACCGCCCCGGCCGCCGAGGTCGTCGACTCCGCGGAGTCCGCCGACTCCGCCGAGGCTCCCCCGATCACGTTCGCCGATCTCGGCCTGCCCGAGGGCGTCGTGCGCAAGCTCGCCCAGAACGGCGTCACCACCCCCTTCCCGATCCAGGCCGCGACCATCCCGGACGCCCTGGCCGGCAAGGACATCCTCGGCCGCGGACGCACCGGCTCGGGCAAGACGCTGTCCTTCGGCCTGCCGACCCTGGCCACTCTCGCCGGCGGCCGGACGGAGAAGAAGCGGCCCCGTGCCGTCATCCTCACGCCGACCCGCGAGCTGGCCATGCAGGTGGCCGACGCGCTCCAGCCGTACGGCGACGTGCTCGGCCTCCGGATGAAGGTCGTCTGCGGCGGCACCTCGATGGGCAACCAGATCTACGCCCTGGAGCGGGGCGTGGACGTGCTGGTCGCCACGCCCGGACGGCTGCGCGACATCATCAACCGCGGAGCCTGCTCGCTGGACGACGTGCGGGTAGCCGTCCTGGACGAGGCCGACCAGATGTCCGACCTCGGCTTCCTGCCCGAGGTCACCGAGCTGCTGGACCAGGTGCCGGCGGGCGGCCAGCGGATGCTGTTCTCCGCGACCATGGAGAACGAGATCAAGACCCTGGTGGACCGCTACCTGAACGAGCCGGTCAGCCACGAGGTCGACGCCGCCCAGGGCGCGGTGACGACCATGTCGCACCACATCCTGGTGGTGAAGCCCAAGGACAAGGCCCCGGTCACCGCGGCGATCGCGTCGCGCAAGGGCCGCACCATCGTCTTCGTCCGCACCCAGCTCGGCGCGGACCGGGTCGCCGACCAGCTGCGCGAGGCCGGCGCCAAGGCCGACGCGCTGCACGGGGGCATGACACAGGGCGCCCGGACCCGCACCCTGGCGGACTTCAAGGACGGCTACGTCAACGTGCTGGTGGCGACGGACGTCGCCGCCCGGGGCATCCACGTCGACGGGATCGATCTCGTACTCAACGTGGACCCGGCCGGTGACCACAAGGACTACCTGCACCGGGCCGGGCGCACCGCTCGGGCGGGCCGCACGGGCACCGTCGTCTCCCTCTCGCTGCCGCACCAGCGGCGTCAGATCTTCCGCCTCATGGAGGACGCCGGGGTGGAGGCCTCGCGCCACATCGTGCAGGGGGGCGCCGCCTTCGACCCGGAGGTCGCCGAGATCACCGGCGCCCGTTCGATGACCGAGGTCCAGGCCGAGTCCGCCGGCAACGCCGCACAGCACGCCGAGCGCGAGGTGGGACAGCTCACCAAGGAGCTGGAGCGCGCCCAGCGGCGCGCCGCGGAACTGCGGCAGGACGCGGACCGACTGCTGGCCAAGGCGGCCCGCGAGCGGGGTGAGGACCCCGTCGCGGCCGTCGCCCAGGCCGCCGAGACCGCTTCGGCGGCCGAGGCGACGATCTCGGTGCCGGAGCAGCCGGGGCCGCGCCAGGCGGAGCCGGCGGAGCGTCCCTCCGACCGCGACCGCTCCCACGATCGTGAGCGTGGTGGGCGTTCGTTCGAGCGTCGTGATGATCGGCGTGAGGACCGTGGTGGGTTCCGTCGTGATGAGCGTCGGGACGACCGTGGTGGGCGTTCGTTCGAGCGTCGTGACGACCGGCGTGACGATCGTGGTGGGTTCCGTCGGGACGACCGTGGTGGGTTCCGCCGTGATGAGCGACGGGACGACCGTGGTGGGCGTTCGTTCGAGCGCCGCGACGATCGGCGTGAGGACCGTGGTGGGTTCCGTCGGGACGACCGTGGTGGGTTCCGCCGTGATGAGCGACGGGACGACCGTGGTGGGCGTTCGTTCGAGCGTCGTGATGAGCGTCGGGACGACCGTGGTGGGCGTTCGTTCGAGCGCCGTGATGATCGGCGTGAGGACCGTGGTGGGTTCCGTCGTGATGAGCGTCGGGACGACCGGCGTGACGATCGTGGTGGGTTCCGCCGGGACGACCGAGGCGGCCACCGCGGCAGCGACCGCCCGTTCAACCGGGACCGTCAGGGCGATCGCCCCGGTTTCCGTTCCGGTGGCCACGACCGCCCGTACGGACGCCGCGACGACCACCGGGGATCCTCCTTCGGCCGGCGTGAGGACAAGCCGCGCTGGAAGCGCAACGGCTGA